ATAGTCCGGTCGCCGACCGAGGGCCACGAGGGCGCGTGCAATGATGTTGACGAACCTCCAGGCAAACTCACGGAACGCAGCGGAGTTGCCTTCCCCCGACAGTTGACCGGCGATCCGGGTTGCCACCTCGGAGATCCTCCCAAAGCGGCCAACCGCGTTGTAGCGTGCTGAATGGTCGGGCCAGCCCAAATGGAATACGTAAAACTCATCCAGTCGGCCTGCTCGTTTGCATTCAATGTACATACGCTTGAGCAAATCGGCATCGCCTTTGGGGTCGAAGACAATCACCACCTCGCGATCAAGGTTCATCTCATCAATTTTATCTACGCTGCGCTGGCTCCGATGAACAGGCTGAACACGGCGCCTCATCTGCACGCGCCGCCGGGGCCGTCTGCGGGTTCGCCTGATGTCTTGGGTGATAAACAGTTCGGCAAGGCGGGTTTTGCCCACCCGCGTCGTACCCAGTACCAGGGAGTGCCCTACGCGCTCCCCCAGCGGCATGCTGACGTCACCTTCGTTCGGTTCAATACCGTGCAAGCGCGGTAAACCCCCAACAGGTGGAAGTGGGCGTGCTGGGTTGATCGCAACGTCCCAAGATGTGGCCTTGGCGATTAATTTGAGCGGGAAGGGAGCGAACTCCAATCTTTCCTCGATACGCCGCGCCCAGGTATAGATCGAGGTTGGCTCGATATATTCGGCATATTTTGGGAGGTAAGTGTCCATCAACCGCTGGGTATGTTTTTGAGTCCAGCGAAAGCCCTTACCAATGAACAGTCGCTCATTGCTAACGGGAATGTCTTTACTGGTCATGGTGTAGTGGGGGAGCCGTCGAATATTGCGTCGGTATCGTAAAACCACCAGAGCTTGTTTCAGGCGAACATATCCAAGGCCTATAAAGCCAAGGGCGGAAATCACTCCAAATAATGGCGTTAGCGCAAAGGCCCAGGGCGCGAAAATACAGAGCAGAGCTGCTGCTGCACAGACACAGACCGTGTATAGCTCGACGGCAGGACGGAGCAATGCCTCAATGGTGAAAGAACCGGCCATGGTTGGAGCCTTCTATAGCTAAGAGGTTTTCAATGGGAGCTGTTCGTCCAGCTCCTGGCTTACTTGTGATATCTCGGGTGAAGCCAATCGATCGGCTAATTTCAAACGCATTGCTATGGCATCACCTGGTTCTGTCGAGGTCACACGACCGCCATAAAGCCAGACCACATACTTCACTTGCTCCAAGATGAGCTGGCATGTTCGCGGGTCTTCAGGTTGTCTGATCACCACGGTGAGTGACTGAGGTGGTGGCATCCCTGGCCCCCTATTGCTGAATGGCTGTCGCAGTGATGAGCAGCGGGTAATGCTTGATTCCAAGACGTTGCGCCAGGTCATTCGACGGGGCCGGTACCATTTGAAGGCCGCTTCCCCAACGTTGTACTTCGGCGAATCGCTCGGCGTTGACCACGTTGACCACCAGGCCAACAGCGTTTAGGTGCTGGAGCTGTTCGAGGCGTTGCGATAGCCAAACCCTTGAGCTTTCATCGTCACCCACAAGAAACAAGGGTTGCAGGCCTGGCGCATTGATTACTCGACCCTGTATCTGACCTGGTGTCAGTTGGTCAGACCGCACGGGGAAAGATCCCACGCCTCGTACCCCTATATCTTCGGGCTGGGTGGCGTGGGTATCAGGTTCGGGTGCGAGATCCTGGTAGTAGGGCAGCGCTGAAACCCCGCCACGGTCTTCCACCACGATCAATGGGCCGCCATGCGCCACAATCGGCCCGATCAACCCTAGCAACAGCATTACATTCAACAGTCTATTCATGGGTTATTCGCCATCAGGTTGATGCCGGTTACACGGCTGAGATGTTGGGCAAATGCTCGGCGGTAGCGGGCAGCAGGTTCGCCCCCGGCCGGGCGATGGTAGCGGCCAGCGGCCGTGATCCAATCCCCGCCTTTGGCCTTCTGCTCGGCCAGAATTTGAGCTGTAACAGAAAGGTTTTTGTAAGGATCCAGTCCTTCGCACGGATAGCTGTAACGATGTCCGTTGGCACCAATATTGGTTTGCCCTAGGCCTACGTCGACCCGATTGGGACCTGCGGTCTGAAGCGCAAGCATAAGTGCCCTGCAGGCATCGCTTCGGGTCGCAAACCTGTAGCCTGCGCCGGCGACATTCAATGTCCAGGGCCAGGGCACAATTTGGCCGCGTAGCCGCGTACCGCTTTCCTGCAGCGCGACGGAATACAGCACCTCGGACGGAACGCCGGCAGGCAAGGCAATCAATTGGTAGGCCGGTGGGGGGACTTCCGCACTGTTGGCCAACGCCGCGCCCAGCAGAAGAGAGCCAGCCATTACTGCGCGTACTACTGACGCTGCCATTGCCCATTCACCTCGCGCACCACAGCTGGGAGCTCGCCGCCGAGCCCAAGCCCGAGCCAGCGGCCGGCATCGTGATTCAGTGTGATCTGCCGGTTTCGAACACCTGCCGGTTCCACGCCCGCTAGAATGGCCCAACGTCGAATTTTCTCGTCATCACCCTGACTACCGATGAAATACAGGTCAAAAGGTTGTTTTTGGGCCTGTAGATCCTTCACACGAACGATGCACGCGCTGCAGTTGTCCTGAACGAAAACGGCTAAACGTCCGCTGCTCTTCAAGGGACTTATCGCGCCTGAGCTAGTAGCGGATGTTGGGTCGGGTGAAATTTGAATAACTTTTTCATTGGGGTAGAGGCGGGCGAAGGCCTGGTCATAGGCTCGCTGATAAGCAAGTTCCTTATCTATACGCTTTCGTTCAGCTTGCACTTGAAGTTCGGCATAGCGTCGCCGCTCATCATCCGATTTGGCTTCGATACCGAGTGCGGTGAGAGGATCCAGGCCAGGCGAATAGATCCCGCGAGGGCCTTCCATCACTGTTTTATAGCGGGTCCACTCCTGCGGGGTTAACCCCCATTCGCGGGAGAGTTCTGTCTGGCTGGCTCCTTGGGAGGAGTTTT
The sequence above is a segment of the Pseudomonas sp. R76 genome. Coding sequences within it:
- a CDS encoding integrating conjugative element protein codes for the protein MLLLGLIGPIVAHGGPLIVVEDRGGVSALPYYQDLAPEPDTHATQPEDIGVRGVGSFPVRSDQLTPGQIQGRVINAPGLQPLFLVGDDESSRVWLSQRLEQLQHLNAVGLVVNVVNAERFAEVQRWGSGLQMVPAPSNDLAQRLGIKHYPLLITATAIQQ
- a CDS encoding TIGR03759 family integrating conjugative element protein, translated to MCIPSTLPVKTNATIISRFIGGLATLAIAYGCHAAPGQPTSISDTQNSQTQNSSQGASQTELSREWGLTPQEWTRYKTVMEGPRGIYSPGLDPLTALGIEAKSDDERRRYAELQVQAERKRIDKELAYQRAYDQAFARLYPNEKVIQISPDPTSATSSGAISPLKSSGRLAVFVQDNCSACIVRVKDLQAQKQPFDLYFIGSQGDDEKIRRWAILAGVEPAGVRNRQITLNHDAGRWLGLGLGGELPAVVREVNGQWQRQ
- a CDS encoding lytic transglycosylase domain-containing protein; the protein is MAASVVRAVMAGSLLLGAALANSAEVPPPAYQLIALPAGVPSEVLYSVALQESGTRLRGQIVPWPWTLNVAGAGYRFATRSDACRALMLALQTAGPNRVDVGLGQTNIGANGHRYSYPCEGLDPYKNLSVTAQILAEQKAKGGDWITAAGRYHRPAGGEPAARYRRAFAQHLSRVTGINLMANNP